A region from the Serinibacter arcticus genome encodes:
- a CDS encoding GNAT family N-acetyltransferase, translated as MGVDDGIFPTKPTLVGEQVLLRPFQPEDVEAMGPILADPEVLRLTGSVSTTAEVEAATPELDQRTRTWYATRNEQTDRLDLAVVDRATGRCVGEVVLNEYRPEDDACNFRILVGPDGRDRGLGTEAARLVINHAFATTTLNRISLDVQADNPRARRSYEKVGFVVEGVLREEITFDGVRGDNVIMAVLRSDWERGRG; from the coding sequence GTGGGCGTCGACGACGGGATCTTCCCGACGAAGCCGACGCTCGTCGGGGAGCAGGTGCTGCTGCGCCCGTTCCAGCCCGAGGACGTCGAGGCGATGGGCCCGATCCTCGCCGACCCCGAGGTGCTCAGGCTGACAGGCTCGGTGAGCACGACCGCAGAGGTCGAGGCGGCCACGCCCGAGCTCGACCAGCGAACCCGCACCTGGTACGCGACGAGGAACGAGCAGACCGACCGGCTCGACCTCGCCGTCGTGGACCGGGCGACCGGCCGGTGCGTGGGGGAGGTCGTGCTGAACGAGTACCGGCCCGAGGACGACGCCTGCAACTTCCGGATCCTCGTCGGGCCCGACGGACGGGACCGTGGTCTCGGGACCGAGGCGGCTCGGCTCGTGATCAACCACGCCTTCGCGACGACGACGCTGAACCGGATCTCGCTCGACGTGCAGGCGGACAATCCGCGGGCGCGGCGCTCCTACGAGAAGGTGGGATTCGTCGTCGAGGGCGTGCTCCGCGAGGAGATCACGTTCGACGGGGTGCGCGGGGACAACGTGATCATGGCCGTGCTGCGCTCGGACTGGGAGCGCGGGCGGGGTTGA
- the dnaE gene encoding DNA polymerase III subunit alpha, whose protein sequence is MPAAQEDFVHLHVHTDYSMLDGAARVPALVKEVKAQGQSAVAITDHGYLFGAYDFWKRARSEGIKPIVGLEAYVTPGTARQDRTRVRWGEPHQKSDDVSGSGAYTHMTLWSETTAGMHNLFRLGSLASLEGYYFKPRMDRDLLTRYSTGLIATSGCPSGEIQTRIKLGQWDEAVRAAGEMQDIFGKENFFIELMDHGLDIETRVFKELVELGKVVGAPLVATNDLHYVKQEDHTAHETLLAVQSNSLLSDPTYDQGGNRFAFTGDTYYVRSSAEMRRIFAELPEACDNTLLIAERCEVEFTEQVGKYMPHFPVPPGEDEISLFVKEVEQGLVDRFGEVVPEDVRKQAAYEIEVITSKGYAGYYLVVADFINWAKKNGIRVGPGRGSGAGSMAAYAMKITELDPLANGLIFERFLNPERMSLPDFDIDFDERRRGEVIRYVTEKYGEENVASIVTYGTIKAKQALKDAGRVLDYPFAMGDKLTKAMPPDVMGKGMSLSGVFDPSDKRYSEAAEFRTLYEVDPDARKITDAAKGIEGLKRQWGVHAAGIIISSEPLIDVIPIMRREADGAIITQIDFPAGEDLGLVKMDFLGLRNLTILDDALENIVVNGKDPVVIEDVELVDPETYALLSRGDTLGVFQLDGGGMRTLLRLMRPDNFEDISAVGALYRPGPMGANSHTNYALRKNGLQEIEPIHPELAEALEDLLGQTYGLIVYQEQVMAIAQHLAGYTLGEADLLRRAMGKKKKEVLDKEYIPFSNGMKKNGFSDKAIKTLWDVLVPFSDYAFNKAHSAAYGLVSYWTAYLKANYRTEYMAALLTSTRDDKDKSAIYLNECRRIGITVLPPDVNASAGTFTPVGTDIRFGMAAVRNVGQNVVDAIVAAREEKGAFTSFTDFLGKVPAVVCNKRTIESLIKSGAFDSLGHTRRSLLLIHEQAVDAVIGVKRKEAEGQFDLFADLAGDDGDSGTFSVQVPDLPEWDKKQKLTFERQMLGLYVSDHPLAGVEHVLTAASDVSIATLLADEARPDGSVITVAGLVTSVAVKISKKSGNPWAMVTIEDLEGSVEVMFFGETYLAYSTVLAEDAVVVLKGRVRRRDEELTLQAMEMTLPDIVAAADGAPVAITIPESRCTQPLLERLVEVLQNHPGGNELHVHVRTRTGRTVVRAGDQLRIDRTSSLYGDLKALLGPNCLV, encoded by the coding sequence ATGCCGGCTGCACAGGAAGACTTCGTCCACCTCCACGTGCACACGGACTACTCGATGCTCGACGGCGCGGCGCGGGTGCCGGCGCTCGTCAAGGAGGTCAAGGCGCAGGGCCAGAGCGCCGTCGCCATCACCGACCACGGCTACCTCTTCGGCGCGTACGACTTCTGGAAGCGGGCGCGGTCGGAGGGCATCAAGCCGATCGTCGGGCTCGAGGCGTACGTGACGCCCGGCACCGCGCGCCAGGACCGCACCCGCGTGCGGTGGGGCGAACCGCACCAGAAGTCCGACGACGTCTCGGGCTCGGGCGCGTACACGCACATGACGCTGTGGTCGGAGACCACCGCGGGGATGCACAACCTCTTCCGGCTCGGCTCGCTCGCGAGCCTCGAGGGCTACTACTTCAAGCCGCGCATGGACCGCGATCTCCTGACGCGCTACTCCACGGGTCTGATCGCGACGTCGGGGTGCCCGTCGGGGGAGATCCAGACGCGGATCAAGCTCGGGCAGTGGGACGAGGCCGTCCGCGCCGCCGGGGAGATGCAGGACATCTTCGGCAAGGAGAACTTCTTCATCGAGCTGATGGACCACGGGCTCGACATCGAGACCCGGGTGTTCAAGGAGCTCGTCGAGCTGGGGAAGGTCGTCGGGGCGCCGCTCGTCGCGACCAACGACCTGCACTACGTCAAGCAGGAGGACCACACCGCGCACGAGACCCTGCTCGCGGTGCAGTCCAACTCGCTGCTGTCGGACCCGACCTACGACCAGGGTGGCAACCGGTTCGCCTTCACCGGTGACACGTACTACGTGCGCTCGTCGGCGGAGATGCGACGCATCTTCGCGGAGCTGCCCGAGGCCTGCGACAACACCCTGCTCATCGCGGAGCGGTGCGAGGTCGAGTTCACCGAGCAGGTGGGCAAGTACATGCCGCACTTCCCGGTGCCGCCGGGTGAGGACGAGATCTCCCTCTTCGTGAAGGAGGTCGAGCAGGGCCTCGTCGACCGGTTCGGCGAGGTCGTGCCCGAGGACGTGCGCAAGCAGGCCGCGTACGAGATCGAGGTCATCACGTCCAAGGGGTACGCGGGCTACTACCTCGTGGTCGCCGACTTCATCAACTGGGCGAAGAAGAACGGGATCCGCGTCGGGCCGGGCCGTGGCTCGGGCGCCGGATCCATGGCTGCCTACGCCATGAAGATCACCGAGCTCGACCCCCTGGCCAACGGCCTCATCTTCGAGCGGTTCCTCAACCCGGAGCGCATGAGCCTCCCGGACTTCGACATCGACTTCGACGAGCGTCGTCGCGGCGAGGTCATCCGGTACGTGACGGAGAAGTACGGCGAGGAGAACGTCGCCTCGATCGTCACCTACGGCACCATCAAGGCCAAGCAGGCGCTCAAGGACGCGGGCCGCGTGCTCGACTACCCGTTCGCGATGGGCGACAAGCTCACGAAGGCGATGCCCCCGGACGTCATGGGCAAGGGCATGTCGCTCAGCGGTGTGTTCGACCCGAGCGACAAGCGCTACTCCGAGGCCGCCGAGTTCCGCACGCTGTACGAGGTGGACCCCGACGCCCGGAAGATCACCGACGCCGCCAAGGGCATCGAGGGGCTGAAGCGGCAGTGGGGCGTCCACGCGGCCGGCATCATCATCTCCTCCGAGCCGCTGATCGACGTGATCCCGATCATGCGGCGCGAGGCGGACGGCGCGATCATCACGCAGATCGACTTCCCGGCCGGCGAGGACCTCGGCCTGGTCAAGATGGACTTCCTCGGTCTGCGGAACCTGACGATCCTCGACGACGCGCTCGAGAACATCGTCGTCAACGGCAAGGACCCTGTGGTCATCGAGGACGTCGAGCTCGTCGACCCCGAGACCTACGCGCTCCTGAGCCGTGGCGACACGCTGGGCGTGTTCCAGCTCGACGGGGGCGGCATGCGCACGCTGCTGCGCCTCATGCGTCCCGACAACTTCGAGGACATCTCGGCCGTCGGCGCGCTCTACCGCCCTGGCCCGATGGGGGCGAACTCGCACACCAACTACGCGCTCCGCAAGAACGGCCTGCAGGAGATCGAGCCGATCCACCCCGAGCTCGCCGAGGCGCTCGAGGACCTCCTGGGTCAGACCTACGGCCTGATCGTGTACCAGGAGCAGGTCATGGCGATCGCCCAGCACCTGGCCGGCTACACGCTCGGTGAGGCCGATCTGCTCCGGCGGGCGATGGGCAAGAAGAAGAAGGAGGTGCTCGACAAGGAGTACATCCCCTTCAGCAACGGCATGAAGAAGAACGGCTTCTCCGACAAGGCGATCAAGACGCTGTGGGACGTGCTGGTGCCGTTCTCCGACTACGCCTTCAACAAGGCGCACTCGGCCGCCTACGGCCTCGTCTCGTACTGGACCGCCTACCTCAAGGCGAACTACCGGACCGAGTACATGGCCGCGCTGCTCACGTCGACGCGCGACGACAAGGACAAGTCGGCGATCTACCTCAACGAGTGCCGCCGCATCGGGATCACCGTGCTGCCGCCGGACGTGAACGCGTCCGCCGGTACGTTCACCCCGGTGGGGACCGACATCCGGTTCGGGATGGCCGCGGTGCGCAACGTGGGCCAGAACGTCGTGGACGCGATCGTCGCCGCCCGCGAGGAGAAGGGGGCCTTCACCTCGTTCACGGACTTCCTGGGCAAGGTTCCCGCCGTCGTCTGCAACAAGCGCACCATCGAGTCGCTCATCAAGTCGGGGGCGTTCGACTCGCTCGGACACACGCGGCGCTCGCTGCTGCTGATCCACGAGCAGGCCGTCGACGCGGTCATCGGCGTCAAGCGCAAGGAGGCGGAGGGACAGTTCGACCTGTTCGCCGACCTCGCGGGCGACGACGGCGACTCCGGGACGTTCTCCGTCCAGGTGCCCGACCTCCCCGAGTGGGACAAGAAGCAGAAGCTCACGTTCGAGCGCCAGATGCTCGGTCTGTACGTCTCCGACCACCCGCTGGCGGGCGTCGAGCACGTCCTCACGGCCGCCAGCGACGTGTCGATCGCGACGCTGCTGGCCGACGAGGCGCGACCCGACGGCTCGGTCATCACCGTCGCGGGCCTGGTCACCTCCGTCGCGGTGAAGATCTCCAAGAAGAGCGGCAACCCCTGGGCGATGGTCACGATCGAGGACCTCGAGGGCAGCGTCGAGGTGATGTTCTTCGGCGAGACCTACCTCGCGTACTCCACGGTGCTGGCGGAGGACGCCGTCGTCGTGCTCAAGGGTCGCGTCCGTCGTCGGGACGAGGAGCTCACGCTCCAGGCGATGGAGATGACGCTTCCCGACATCGTCGCGGCCGCCGACGGCGCGCCCGTCGCGATCACCATTCCCGAGTCGCGGTGCACGCAGCCGCTGCTGGAGCGCCTCGTCGAGGTGCTGCAGAACCACCCGGGCGGCAACGAGCTGCACGTTCACGTGCGCACCCGGACCGGTCGCACGGTGGTGCGGGCGGGCGACCAGCTGAGGATCGACCGGACGTCCTCGCTGTACGGCGACCTCAAGGCGTTGCTCGGACCGAACTGCCTGGTGTGA
- a CDS encoding DUF5701 family protein: MPGIPLVPVDPRLPTVTAPKPRSAPMFEPDDDARAELERQLRAYSELGVLEVLGLEAADLAARLEPVVESMEKLPTHGAWAHDPGDSIPWILVLPGMQSNALVPAMRRGAALGVSVVPDDELETYRPLEEVELPAAPYVLVGIDTGSDFCGVTPEAALEAVRERGRTPLTISEGLALTILRPDMLRTNSCYSLAGSRTGTNQRVPAVWISERRAKLGWCWDRNPHTWLGLASASWRLPV; this comes from the coding sequence GTGCCCGGAATCCCCCTCGTCCCCGTCGATCCCCGCCTTCCCACCGTGACCGCGCCGAAGCCCCGGTCGGCGCCGATGTTCGAGCCCGACGACGATGCTCGCGCCGAGCTCGAGCGCCAGCTGCGCGCCTACTCCGAGCTCGGTGTGCTGGAGGTGCTGGGGCTCGAGGCGGCGGACCTGGCCGCCCGGTTGGAGCCCGTCGTCGAGTCGATGGAGAAGCTGCCGACCCACGGCGCGTGGGCGCACGACCCGGGGGACTCGATCCCGTGGATCCTCGTGCTGCCGGGGATGCAGAGCAACGCGCTCGTGCCGGCGATGCGGCGCGGGGCGGCGCTCGGGGTGAGCGTCGTCCCCGACGACGAGCTCGAGACCTACCGTCCCCTGGAGGAGGTGGAGCTGCCGGCCGCGCCGTACGTGCTGGTCGGGATCGACACCGGCAGCGACTTCTGCGGCGTCACCCCGGAGGCCGCGCTCGAAGCGGTGCGGGAGCGCGGCCGCACGCCGCTCACCATCTCCGAGGGGCTCGCGCTCACGATCCTGCGACCCGACATGCTGCGGACGAACAGCTGCTACTCGCTCGCCGGGTCGCGCACGGGCACGAACCAGCGCGTGCCGGCGGTGTGGATCAGCGAGCGTCGGGCGAAGCTCGGATGGTGCTGGGACCGCAACCCCCACACCTGGCTCGGCCTCGCCTCGGCGTCCTGGCGGCTGCCCGTCTGA
- a CDS encoding deoxyribodipyrimidine photo-lyase has product MAETAPAAPAIWWVRRDLRLADNPALLAASDGEVTVGPGTRPVLAVFVVDDTLMAPAGGPRREYLMTSLARLDASIDGSLLVTNGSPERVLPRLAREIGAVEVHVAADYGPYGRQRDERVEEALGDVPLVRTGSPYAVAPGRVRKGDGEPYRVFTPFSRAWREHGWRAPAPDADGVAWVDPDGLAPGGPGNLARTELPSPEDGHPRAGEAAALARWAEFGDLLAEYGTDRDRPDRAGTSHLSAP; this is encoded by the coding sequence ATGGCCGAGACCGCACCCGCTGCCCCCGCGATCTGGTGGGTCCGCCGCGACCTCCGACTCGCCGACAACCCCGCGCTGCTCGCGGCGTCCGACGGTGAGGTCACCGTCGGCCCGGGCACCCGCCCCGTGCTCGCGGTGTTCGTCGTCGACGACACCCTGATGGCCCCCGCGGGCGGACCGCGCCGCGAGTACCTGATGACCTCGCTCGCCCGCCTGGACGCCTCGATCGACGGGTCGCTCCTCGTCACGAACGGCAGCCCGGAACGGGTCCTGCCGCGGCTCGCCCGCGAGATCGGGGCGGTCGAGGTGCACGTCGCCGCGGACTACGGCCCCTACGGCCGGCAACGCGACGAGCGCGTCGAGGAAGCACTCGGGGACGTGCCGCTGGTCCGCACCGGCTCCCCGTACGCCGTCGCCCCCGGCCGGGTCCGCAAGGGCGACGGCGAGCCGTACCGCGTCTTCACACCCTTCAGCCGGGCCTGGCGCGAGCACGGGTGGCGCGCCCCCGCCCCGGACGCCGACGGCGTCGCCTGGGTCGATCCCGACGGCCTCGCCCCCGGCGGTCCCGGCAACCTCGCCCGCACGGAGCTGCCCTCACCCGAGGACGGCCACCCTCGCGCGGGCGAGGCCGCGGCCCTCGCACGGTGGGCGGAGTTCGGCGACCTGCTGGCCGAGTACGGCACCGACCGCGACCGCCCCGATCGTGCGGGCACGTCGCACCTGTCGGCCCCCTGA
- a CDS encoding FAD-binding domain-containing protein, with translation MGGVRRPAGRVRHRPRPPRSCGHVAPVGPLKWGEVHPRTLLADLSRRRSEGATTFATELAWREFYADVLWHDPASARESLRDVVADDVWLGSTDEAAALEAWAAGRTGYPFVDAGMRQLLETGWMHNRVRMVVASFLVKDLHVRWQAGARHFMRQLVDGDLASNSHNWQWVAGTGTDAAPFFRIFNPVTQGLKFDPDGAYVRRWVPELREIAGKAVHEPWKLTSPPADYPPPMVDHKAEREVTLEAYGRR, from the coding sequence GTGGGCGGAGTTCGGCGACCTGCTGGCCGAGTACGGCACCGACCGCGACCGCCCCGATCGTGCGGGCACGTCGCACCTGTCGGCCCCCTGAAGTGGGGCGAGGTCCACCCCCGGACGCTCCTGGCCGACCTGTCGCGCCGCCGCAGCGAGGGCGCGACGACGTTCGCGACCGAGCTCGCGTGGCGAGAGTTCTACGCGGACGTCCTCTGGCACGACCCCGCGAGCGCGCGCGAGTCGCTGCGCGACGTCGTCGCCGACGACGTCTGGCTCGGCAGCACGGACGAGGCCGCGGCGCTGGAGGCCTGGGCCGCGGGCCGCACGGGCTACCCGTTCGTCGACGCCGGCATGCGCCAGCTGCTGGAGACGGGCTGGATGCACAACCGCGTGCGGATGGTGGTCGCGTCGTTCCTCGTCAAGGACCTGCACGTGCGCTGGCAGGCCGGCGCGCGACACTTCATGCGGCAGCTGGTCGACGGCGACCTCGCCTCGAACTCCCACAACTGGCAGTGGGTCGCCGGCACGGGCACGGACGCCGCCCCGTTCTTCCGCATCTTCAACCCTGTGACGCAGGGCCTCAAGTTCGATCCGGACGGCGCCTACGTGCGTCGCTGGGTGCCCGAGCTGCGGGAGATCGCGGGCAAGGCCGTCCACGAGCCGTGGAAGCTCACCTCGCCGCCGGCGGACTACCCGCCGCCGATGGTCGACCACAAGGCCGAGCGCGAGGTCACGCTCGAGGCCTACGGGCGGCGGTGA
- a CDS encoding RluA family pseudouridine synthase encodes MSDLALPVPDGLVGERVDVALSRLMGLSRSRAASLADAGGVLLDGRPLGKSDRLTAGGWLQVERPEVEVEGPVVVPELVEGMRIVLEDDDVVVVDKPVGVAAHPSPGWTGPTVIGGLAAAGVRVATSGASERQGVVHRLDVGTSGLMVVAKSEHAYTVLKRAFKERTVTKVYHALVQGHPDPSSGTIDAPIARHPKHDWKFAVVADGKPSVTHYATLEAMPRASLLEIHLETGRTHQIRVHTSALRHPCVGDVTYGADPVLAARLGLTRQWLHAMRLGFAHPATGQPVEVSSDYPADLAHALEALRG; translated from the coding sequence GTGAGCGACCTCGCGCTGCCCGTCCCTGACGGTCTCGTGGGGGAGCGCGTCGACGTCGCCCTCTCCCGTCTCATGGGTCTCTCGCGCTCGCGCGCGGCGTCGCTGGCGGATGCCGGTGGCGTGCTGCTCGACGGCCGTCCGCTCGGGAAGTCGGACCGCCTCACCGCCGGGGGCTGGCTGCAGGTCGAGCGCCCCGAGGTCGAGGTCGAGGGACCGGTCGTGGTGCCCGAGCTGGTCGAGGGCATGCGCATCGTCCTGGAGGACGACGACGTGGTGGTCGTCGACAAGCCCGTCGGCGTCGCGGCCCATCCGTCGCCCGGGTGGACCGGACCCACGGTCATCGGTGGCCTCGCCGCGGCCGGGGTGCGCGTGGCGACGTCGGGGGCCAGCGAGCGGCAGGGCGTCGTGCACCGGCTCGACGTCGGCACGTCCGGGCTGATGGTCGTCGCCAAGAGCGAGCACGCCTACACGGTGCTCAAGCGCGCCTTCAAGGAGCGCACGGTCACGAAGGTCTACCACGCGCTCGTGCAGGGGCACCCTGACCCGTCCTCCGGCACGATCGACGCCCCCATCGCGCGGCACCCCAAGCACGACTGGAAGTTCGCTGTTGTCGCTGACGGCAAGCCGAGCGTCACGCACTACGCGACGCTCGAGGCGATGCCGCGGGCATCGCTGCTGGAGATCCACCTCGAGACCGGGCGGACCCACCAGATCCGCGTGCACACGTCAGCGCTGCGTCACCCGTGCGTCGGTGACGTCACCTACGGCGCCGACCCGGTGCTCGCGGCCAGGCTCGGGCTCACGCGGCAGTGGCTGCACGCGATGCGGCTCGGGTTCGCCCACCCCGCGACGGGGCAGCCCGTGGAGGTCAGCTCCGACTACCCGGCCGACCTCGCGCACGCGCTCGAGGCGCTGCGGGGCTGA
- a CDS encoding signal peptidase II — protein MTETTPAPSTAPTGAARAPRAPRRTVALLAGVAIGTLLLDQATKAIALERLVEGQRVPFLGDVLGWRLVFNPGAALSLGTGVTWIFTLAMVACAIAVVVLAPRILSRAWAVGAGALLGGALGNLVDRLARDPGFAVGHVVDFIDYGVFIGNVADIGIVAAAVGFVLLTLLGISWDGTREKRGRDEGAEAEKEAGDETASEVGGEADVDADAVAPIVRPADLEETQPVPAPAPAPAPAPETEERR, from the coding sequence ATGACTGAGACGACCCCCGCCCCCTCGACGGCGCCGACCGGCGCCGCCCGCGCGCCCCGCGCTCCACGCCGGACGGTGGCGCTGCTGGCCGGCGTCGCCATCGGCACGCTCCTGCTGGACCAGGCCACGAAGGCGATCGCCCTCGAGCGCCTTGTCGAGGGGCAGCGTGTGCCGTTCCTCGGTGACGTGCTCGGCTGGCGGCTGGTGTTCAACCCCGGCGCGGCGCTGTCGCTGGGGACCGGGGTGACCTGGATCTTCACCCTCGCGATGGTGGCGTGCGCGATCGCCGTCGTCGTCCTCGCACCGCGCATCCTGTCGCGCGCGTGGGCCGTCGGCGCCGGGGCGCTGCTCGGCGGGGCGCTCGGCAACCTCGTGGACCGTCTCGCGCGGGATCCCGGCTTCGCCGTCGGGCACGTCGTGGACTTCATCGACTACGGCGTCTTCATCGGCAACGTCGCGGACATCGGGATCGTGGCGGCCGCCGTGGGGTTCGTGCTGCTGACGCTGCTCGGGATCTCCTGGGACGGCACGCGCGAGAAGCGGGGTCGGGACGAGGGGGCCGAGGCCGAGAAGGAGGCGGGGGACGAGACTGCGAGCGAGGTAGGCGGCGAGGCCGACGTCGACGCTGACGCCGTCGCCCCGATCGTCCGCCCGGCCGATCTCGAGGAGACGCAGCCCGTCCCCGCCCCGGCACCCGCCCCGGCACCCGCCCCCGAGACGGAGGAGCGCCGGTGA
- a CDS encoding DivIVA domain-containing protein, with protein sequence MTLLTADDVLKKTFQTTKFREGYDQDEVDDFLDEIVNTLRVLQGENSELKGKIAELEQSGGEQTRASAVDQTSQLTAVVDEPVAPEVEDAPEPEPAPEPVVEAAPVAPAPAPVVQQTPVVPAGQGEPESATGMLQLAQRVHDEYVRNGKDEGDRLVGQARKEAEKLVSEAEGQRVRTLKQLETERATLEHKITQLRDFERDYRSRLKGFLGSLVETLDAQAGTVGIDGPPAQL encoded by the coding sequence ATGACTCTGCTGACTGCAGACGACGTTCTCAAGAAGACCTTCCAGACCACGAAGTTCCGTGAGGGCTACGACCAGGACGAGGTCGACGACTTCCTGGACGAGATCGTCAACACGCTCCGCGTGCTCCAGGGCGAGAACTCCGAGCTCAAGGGCAAGATCGCCGAGCTCGAGCAGTCCGGTGGCGAGCAGACCCGCGCGTCCGCCGTCGACCAGACGAGCCAGCTCACGGCCGTGGTCGACGAGCCCGTCGCCCCCGAGGTCGAGGACGCCCCGGAGCCGGAGCCGGCTCCCGAGCCCGTCGTCGAGGCCGCCCCCGTGGCGCCCGCCCCCGCGCCCGTCGTGCAGCAGACCCCCGTGGTTCCCGCCGGCCAGGGTGAGCCCGAGTCGGCCACCGGCATGCTCCAGCTCGCCCAGCGCGTGCACGACGAGTACGTCCGCAACGGCAAGGACGAGGGCGACCGCCTCGTCGGTCAGGCCCGCAAGGAGGCCGAGAAGCTCGTCTCCGAGGCCGAGGGCCAGCGCGTGCGCACCCTCAAGCAGCTCGAGACCGAGCGCGCCACGCTCGAGCACAAGATCACGCAGCTGCGTGACTTCGAGCGCGACTACCGCTCCCGTCTCAAGGGCTTCCTCGGCAGCCTCGTCGAGACGCTGGACGCTCAGGCCGGCACCGTCGGGATCGACGGCCCGCCCGCCCAGCTGTAA
- a CDS encoding YggT family protein — MLSLIATLLYVVVLLFVVALLVRVIYDVVQMVAREWRPQGLALVTAEAVYTTTDPPLKAVRRVVPPLRLGGIALDLAFLIVMFSAWILMWILGAVASSG, encoded by the coding sequence GTGCTCAGCCTGATCGCGACCCTCCTGTACGTCGTCGTACTCCTGTTCGTCGTCGCCCTCCTGGTACGCGTCATCTATGACGTCGTGCAGATGGTGGCCCGCGAGTGGCGGCCCCAGGGCCTCGCCCTGGTCACCGCCGAGGCGGTCTACACGACCACGGACCCGCCGCTGAAGGCGGTGCGCCGCGTCGTCCCGCCGCTGAGGCTCGGGGGGATCGCCCTGGACCTCGCCTTCCTGATCGTGATGTTCTCCGCCTGGATCCTGATGTGGATCCTCGGAGCGGTCGCCAGCTCGGGGTGA
- a CDS encoding cell division protein SepF, with the protein MGAMRKTMEYLGLSEPDRDEQLEYVAADEEYSVDEVEAPVRTAPVTPISAARSAAPSGDLRRITTVHPRTYNDAKVIGESFRSGTPVIMNLTEMSDADAKRLVDFSAGLAFGLHGAIERVTNKVFLLSPASVEVSTDPGATEQSNLFNQS; encoded by the coding sequence ATGGGAGCGATGCGCAAGACGATGGAGTACCTCGGGCTCTCCGAGCCCGACCGTGACGAGCAGCTGGAGTACGTCGCAGCCGATGAGGAGTACTCCGTGGACGAGGTCGAGGCCCCTGTGCGCACCGCACCCGTCACGCCGATCTCCGCGGCCCGCTCCGCCGCGCCCAGCGGCGACCTGCGCCGCATCACCACCGTGCACCCGCGCACGTACAACGACGCCAAGGTCATCGGCGAGTCGTTCCGCTCGGGCACGCCGGTCATCATGAACCTCACCGAGATGTCCGACGCCGACGCCAAGCGTCTCGTCGACTTCTCGGCCGGCCTCGCGTTCGGTCTGCACGGCGCCATCGAGCGCGTGACCAACAAGGTCTTCCTGCTCTCGCCCGCGTCCGTCGAGGTCTCCACCGACCCCGGCGCGACCGAGCAGAGCAACCTGTTCAACCAGAGCTGA
- a CDS encoding polyphenol oxidase family protein: protein MTDHSRTARPTGQVDPQVLRVHLAVDVSAFFTTRLGGVSVAPYDEANLGLGVADDAEAVLTNRAGVERELAAPVTWSRPVHGAEVARVDAGGGVADGTALHDGAPAVDALVTTARGRGLAALAADCVPVLLAATTPSGTVAVGAVHSGRRGLAAGVVPAAVAALREAAAEVVGEVVSEGESSAVVVRAVVGPAICGRCYEVPAVMREEVGALVPAAASTTAWGTPALDLPAGVASQLTAAGVVVEVLHRCTREDPLLFSHRRDGVTGRFAGVIATRRAD, encoded by the coding sequence GTGACGGACCACTCCCGCACGGCCCGTCCGACCGGCCAGGTGGACCCGCAGGTGCTGCGGGTCCACCTGGCCGTCGACGTGTCGGCGTTCTTCACCACCCGGCTGGGCGGGGTCAGCGTCGCGCCCTACGACGAGGCCAACCTCGGGCTCGGGGTGGCTGACGACGCCGAGGCCGTGCTCACCAACCGCGCCGGGGTCGAGCGTGAGCTCGCCGCGCCGGTGACGTGGTCGCGACCCGTCCACGGGGCCGAGGTCGCCCGGGTCGACGCGGGCGGAGGCGTCGCCGACGGTACGGCGCTGCACGACGGCGCCCCCGCCGTCGACGCGCTCGTCACCACGGCCAGGGGCCGGGGCCTCGCGGCGCTGGCCGCCGACTGCGTGCCCGTGCTGCTCGCGGCGACGACGCCGTCGGGCACCGTCGCGGTGGGCGCCGTGCACTCGGGCCGACGCGGTCTCGCCGCCGGGGTGGTCCCCGCGGCGGTCGCGGCGCTCCGGGAGGCCGCTGCCGAGGTCGTGGGCGAGGTCGTGAGCGAGGGTGAGAGCTCGGCGGTCGTGGTGCGCGCCGTCGTCGGCCCCGCGATCTGCGGCCGCTGCTACGAGGTGCCGGCCGTGATGCGCGAGGAGGTCGGTGCCCTCGTCCCCGCGGCGGCGTCGACGACGGCGTGGGGCACCCCCGCGCTCGACCTGCCCGCCGGCGTCGCCTCGCAGCTGACGGCGGCGGGCGTCGTCGTCGAGGTGCTGCACCGCTGCACGCGCGAGGACCCCCTGCTGTTCTCGCACCGGCGCGACGGCGTGACGGGCCGGTTCGCAGGTGTCATCGCGACACGCCGAGCCGATTGA